The segment CTCGACACCACCTTCTCTCGTCGAAGCAGCCGAAGCCTTCGGCGCGACACCGCGCCAGGTGCTGCGCAAGGTCGAGGTACCCTTCGCCCTGCCGCAAATCATGGCCGGCCTGACCCAGACGATCATGCTGTCGCTCTCGATGGTCTCCATCGCTGCTCTCGTCGGCGCGCCTGGCCTCGGCGTGCCGGTGTTGCGCGCACTGAATAGCGTCAACGTCGCCAAGAGCTTCGATTCCGGCGCCTGCATCGTCATCCTGGCGATCATTCTCGACCGCATGTTCCGTGCCCCCGGCGAAGGAGAAAAATCATGACCACCGCCGTCGGCTTCAAAAATGTCAGCATCATCTTCGGTGATCGTCCTGAGGCAGCGCTCAAGCTTGCCGATGCGGGAAAAACACGCGACGAGATCGGTAAGGCGACCGGCCTGGTGCTCGGCGTCGCCAATGCCTCCCTCGAGATCAAGGAAGGTGAAATCCTCGTGCTCATGGGCCTGTCCGGCTCCGGCAAGTCCACGCTGCTGCGCGCCGTCAACGGCTTGGCGCCAGTGGTGCGCGGCGAGGTCGTCGTCAACAGCAAGAGCGGACCGGTCAACCCCTATAGCTGTAGTCCCAAGGCGCTGCGGGACCTGCGCATGCATACCGTCTCCATGGTGTTCCAGCAGTTCGCGCTACTGCCCTGGCGCACCGTCGCCGACAATGTCGGCTTCGGCTTAGAGCTGGCCGGCGTGCCGGAGGCCGAGCGCAAGAAGCGCGTCGACGAGCAATTGCAGCTCGTCAATCTGACGCAATGGGCAAACCGCAAGGTCAACGAACTCTCCGGCGGCATGCAGCAGCGCGTCGGCCTCGCCCGTGCTTTCGCCACCGGCGCGCCGATCCTGCTCATGGACGAGCCGTTCTCCGCGCTCGATCCGCTGATCCGCACCCGCCTGCAGGACGAGCTTTTGGAATTCCAGCGCCGCCTGAAGCGGACGATCCTTTTCGTCAGCCACGATCTCGACGAGGCCTTCCGCATCGGCAACCGTATCGCCATCATGGAGAGCGGGCGGATCATCCAGTGCGGCACGCCGCAGGAAATCGTTAAGAACCCCGCTGACCAATATGTCGCCGACTTCGTGCAGCATATGAACCCGATCAGCATGTTGACCGCCCGCGACGTCATGCAACAGGGCCTCAGCCACTCCGCAGCAGGCGGCTCGGTCACCGCGACGGCCACGGCCACAACGCCGCTCGTCGAAATCCTCGACGCGCTGACACATCAGCCGGGCAATATCGGCGTCGTTGACAACGGCGTGATTATCGGGACGATTTCTGCCCAGGATATCGTGGCTGGCCTCACCAGCCACCGGCGGAGGGAGTAGTCTATCTCAGGCTCTCTCCCGTCCTGAGAGAGAGCGACGATGAACGACAAACCGTCCGTATTGCGGGAAACCGATGACCAGGCGCGCAAGCAGGCACGTATTCTGCTGCGCTCCGGCCGCTTTGCGTCGCTCGCCGTCCTCGACCCGGAAACAGGCTTTCCTTCCGTCAGCCGCGTGCTGACCGGCACGGATATCGACGGCGTGCCGGTCATTCTTGTGTCCGGCCTTTCAGCCCATACCAAGGCGCTGTCGAAAGATCCGCGCGCCTCGATTCTTTTCGGCGAACCTGGCAAAGGCGATCCTCTCGCCCATCCGCGCCTCAGCGTTCAGTGCAGGGCCGAACGTGTTGATCGCGAAAACCGTCTGCATGGACGCATTCGCTCGCGCTTTCTTGCCCGGCATCCTAAAGCCAAGCTTTATGCCGATTTTGCCGATTTCTGCTTTTTCCGCCTCATACCGCTTACCGCCAGCCTGAATGGCGGTTTCGGGAAAGCCTATGTTCTGCCGGGAAACGATCTGATGATTCTTTCAGCAGCTAACGAAATGCTCGCTGAACAGGCTGATGTGATAGTGCGAGAATTACTAGCCCACTATCCGCGTATCATTACAACTATAGTGAGTAGCCTAAGAGGATCGGTCGGTAAAAATTGGCGGATTTGTGGCTTAGATATGGCGGGAATCGACCTAATTCGGGGAGATGAGGCCTTGAGATGGGAATTCGACCCATCCTTTGGGGAGCTGCACGACGCTCATACATACATATCTAAAATAGCATACTCGATACCTTAAATTTAGGTATATACAATCTTTGGCCTATATTGGTATTGTTACTTATCGGATTAATTCCCGATTAGAAAAACGCCCGCAATTTCTGATGTACGCTCCGCATTAGGAAGATTAAAAGATGAAGACAAGAAATTTGGCCGAACACTCCAACGTGGCGGCAGCATTATTATCTGCTATGGCGAACCCGAAGCGCCTCATGATTCTTTGCAGCCTGGTCAAGGGTGAAGTTCCAGTTGGCGTATTGGCCAATCAGGTGGGACTCAGCCAATCTGCACTTTCCCAGCATCTTTCGAAGCTGCGCGCCCAGAAGCTGGTGAAGACCCGCCGCGATGCTCAAACGATTTACTACTCCAGCACCTCAGACTCGGTCATCCGGGTTCTTGAAACGCTGGAAGACATTTATTGTGAACCGGAAAAAAGTAGATCGGCTGCTTAATAGCTGGAATGGCTCTGAGTATGTCGAGGCAGGATCCGCAAGGAGGATAATTTCCAACTGTAAGATCAGGCCTCTTTCATCACCATTATGTAACGATTTGGCTGGCAAATTTTCCAATTTGCCAGCCTTTTCGCGTTTGCTGCCTTGTCCGCAATAAGCGCCTGGCGGCATGCGGCTATGCACCAGGCCGTGTAGCACATTATCCGAGACGGTCTCCACTTTAGAACAACGCTTTGTTCCACCGCCCACCTTTGTCTTGACGCCAAGGGGCCGGCTGATAATTTGACCGGGCAGTAAATAATCACGCGGCCCACGGCCGCGATCGGGAAATGGCCCCCGAATGGCCATGGAGAACAGCATGTCCGACCGTCAGAATGCCACCCCCAACGATCTGCGCGCCTTTTGGATGCCGTTTACGGCTAATCGCCAGTTCAAGAAGGAACCTCGCCTCTTCGTCGGCGCCAAGGATATGTACTACACCACCCATGACGGGCGACAGGTGCTGGACGGGACGGCCGGCCTCTGGTGCGTGAATGCCGGCCATTGCCGGCCGAAGATCACCGAAGCAATTCGCGAGCAGGCGGGCGAACTCGATTATGCGCCCGCCTTCCAGCTCGGCCATCCCAAAGCTTTTGAGCTGGCGAACCGGCTGGTCGACATTGCCCCAGAGGGCATGAACCACGTTCTCTACACCAATTCAGGTTCTGAATCCGTCGAAACCGCGCTTAAGGTGGCGCTTGCCTACCATCGGGTGAAGGGCAACGGCTCGCGTTTCCGCCTCATCGGCCGCGAGCGCGGCTATCACGGCGTCAATTTCGGCGGCATCTCCGTCGGCGGCATCGTCTCCAACCGCAAGATGTTCGGTACGCTGCTGACCGGCGTCGACCACATGCCCCACACCCATGTTCCCGGCAAGAATGCCTTCACGCGCGGCCAGCCGGAGCACGGCGGCGACATCGCCAGCGAGCTGGAGCGCATTGTCACGCTGCATGACGCCTCCACCATCGCTGCCGTCATTGTCGAGCCGATCGCCGGCTCTACGGGCGTGCTGATCCCGCCGAAGGGCTATCTGCAGAAGCTGCGCGAAATCTGCACCAAGCACGGCATCCTGCTGATCTTCGACGAAGTCATCACCGGCTTTGGCCGCCTCGGAGCCCCCTTCGCCGCGCAATATTACGACGTGAAGCCGGACATGATCACCACGGCCAAGGGCCTGACGAACGGCGTCATTCCGATGGGTGCGGTCTTCGTGACATCGGAAATTCACGACGCCTTCATGCAGGGACCCGAGCATATGATCGAGTTCTTCCATGGCTATACCTATTCCGGCAACCCGATCGCCTCTGCCGCAGCTCTCGCGACGCTCGATACCTACAAGGAAGAAGGCCTGCTGACACGCGCCGCCGAGCTTTCGGACTATTGGGCCGATGCGCTGCATTCCCTGAAGGATTGCCCTAATGTCATCGACATCAGGAACACCGGCCTGATCGGCGCCATCGAGCTCGACCCTATCGCCGGCGAACCCACCAAACGCGCCTTCACCGCCTTTCTCAAGGCCTATGAAAAAGGCCTGC is part of the Rhizobium sp. CB3090 genome and harbors:
- a CDS encoding aspartate aminotransferase family protein, coding for MSDRQNATPNDLRAFWMPFTANRQFKKEPRLFVGAKDMYYTTHDGRQVLDGTAGLWCVNAGHCRPKITEAIREQAGELDYAPAFQLGHPKAFELANRLVDIAPEGMNHVLYTNSGSESVETALKVALAYHRVKGNGSRFRLIGRERGYHGVNFGGISVGGIVSNRKMFGTLLTGVDHMPHTHVPGKNAFTRGQPEHGGDIASELERIVTLHDASTIAAVIVEPIAGSTGVLIPPKGYLQKLREICTKHGILLIFDEVITGFGRLGAPFAAQYYDVKPDMITTAKGLTNGVIPMGAVFVTSEIHDAFMQGPEHMIEFFHGYTYSGNPIASAAALATLDTYKEEGLLTRAAELSDYWADALHSLKDCPNVIDIRNTGLIGAIELDPIAGEPTKRAFTAFLKAYEKGLLIRTTGDIIALSPPLIIEKHHIDELFGKLRDILQNNI
- a CDS encoding metalloregulator ArsR/SmtB family transcription factor, whose product is MKTRNLAEHSNVAAALLSAMANPKRLMILCSLVKGEVPVGVLANQVGLSQSALSQHLSKLRAQKLVKTRRDAQTIYYSSTSDSVIRVLETLEDIYCEPEKSRSAA
- the choV gene encoding choline ABC transporter ATP-binding protein, producing MTTAVGFKNVSIIFGDRPEAALKLADAGKTRDEIGKATGLVLGVANASLEIKEGEILVLMGLSGSGKSTLLRAVNGLAPVVRGEVVVNSKSGPVNPYSCSPKALRDLRMHTVSMVFQQFALLPWRTVADNVGFGLELAGVPEAERKKRVDEQLQLVNLTQWANRKVNELSGGMQQRVGLARAFATGAPILLMDEPFSALDPLIRTRLQDELLEFQRRLKRTILFVSHDLDEAFRIGNRIAIMESGRIIQCGTPQEIVKNPADQYVADFVQHMNPISMLTARDVMQQGLSHSAAGGSVTATATATTPLVEILDALTHQPGNIGVVDNGVIIGTISAQDIVAGLTSHRRRE
- a CDS encoding pyridoxamine 5'-phosphate oxidase family protein — protein: MNDKPSVLRETDDQARKQARILLRSGRFASLAVLDPETGFPSVSRVLTGTDIDGVPVILVSGLSAHTKALSKDPRASILFGEPGKGDPLAHPRLSVQCRAERVDRENRLHGRIRSRFLARHPKAKLYADFADFCFFRLIPLTASLNGGFGKAYVLPGNDLMILSAANEMLAEQADVIVRELLAHYPRIITTIVSSLRGSVGKNWRICGLDMAGIDLIRGDEALRWEFDPSFGELHDAHTYISKIAYSIP